In Mytilus edulis chromosome 4, xbMytEdul2.2, whole genome shotgun sequence, the following proteins share a genomic window:
- the LOC139518392 gene encoding uncharacterized protein isoform X2, translated as MCKQRRVEDSDDDVNKCSDDAVNVAMSNDTTILLTSKEKLIGTVITMIIPITTLVIILIDTITCDDSDYKENVPPRFVCLSATSTNNLYKCVFGNRSLSSQFTDKINIIIRFKLLYPEIADDGKIFLEFGLTTLTSSRRDIIVRGQRCIEKSGLCLYVLDDIWTKLEDVAYEQMSEYVQVGITLELHQSNFVLLSNSANIFISKTSSSLSIDKLYPVFGFYNTHLINISQTIFSKNDISFDGTTVDPHLFISKDNITLSTYQLLREQNYSSYFWESVLSCITIAGFIVCIYLRWWVMKRRENNTDTIASIYENCYLYIRRLGMSTNESTLHFNHHF; from the exons ATGTGTAAACAGCGTAGGGTAGAAGACAGTGATGATGATGTAAATAAATGTTCTGATGATGCAGTGAATGTTGCTATGTCGAATGACACAACCATACTACTAACTAGTAAGGAGAAGTTAATTGGCACTGTGATAACGATGATAATACCAATTACAACACTAGTTATCATCTTAATTG ATACCATTACATGTGACGATTCAGATTATAAAGAAAATGTTCCACCTAGATTTGTTTGCCTCTCTGCGACCAGTACAAACAACCTTTATAAATGCGTCTTTGGAAATAGAAGCCTATCATCTCAATttacagacaaaataaatatcatcatAAGATTTAAATTATTATACCCAGAAATAGCGGATGACGGTAAAATATTTCTCGAGTTTGGTCTTACCACGTTAACTTCTAGTCGTCGAGATATCATTGTCAGAGGCCAAAGATGTATAGAGAAATCCGGATtatgtttgtatgtattagatgaCATATGGACAAAACTAGAAGACGTTGCATATGAACAGATGTCCGAATATGTACAAGTAGGAATAACACTTGAACTCCACCAATCAAACTTTGTTCTTCTTTCGAACAGTGCAAACATTTTCATATCAAAGACGTCAAGTAGTTTATCTATTGACAAACTATATCCagtgtttggattttacaatacaCACCTAATTAACATTTCACAAACAATTTTTTCCAAGAATGATATAAGCTTCGACGGAACTACTGTTGATCCTCACCTATTCATTTCTAAAGATAACATTACTTTATCGACTTACCAGTTGCTTAGAGAACAAAATTATTCAAGTTATTTTTGGGAAAGTGTTCTGTCGTGCATTACTATAGCAGGATTTATAGTATGTATTTATTTACGGTGGTGGGTAATGAAAAGGCGGGAAAATAATACGGACACAATTGCAAGTATCTATGaaaattgttatttatatataagaagatTAGGAATGAGtaccaatgagtcaactctccatttCAATCATCATTTTTAA
- the LOC139518392 gene encoding uncharacterized protein isoform X1, whose protein sequence is MCKQRRVEDSDDDVNKCSDDAVNVAMSNDTTILLTSKEKLIGTVITMIIPITTLVIILIGNPFYHFQSEEVFLGLSDQLKSLSTKMDTCTSYKGVKEAYFCTELEKQNRQLKSELQKASAEKDTITCDDSDYKENVPPRFVCLSATSTNNLYKCVFGNRSLSSQFTDKINIIIRFKLLYPEIADDGKIFLEFGLTTLTSSRRDIIVRGQRCIEKSGLCLYVLDDIWTKLEDVAYEQMSEYVQVGITLELHQSNFVLLSNSANIFISKTSSSLSIDKLYPVFGFYNTHLINISQTIFSKNDISFDGTTVDPHLFISKDNITLSTYQLLREQNYSSYFWESVLSCITIAGFIVCIYLRWWVMKRRENNTDTIASIYENCYLYIRRLGMSTNESTLHFNHHF, encoded by the exons ATGTGTAAACAGCGTAGGGTAGAAGACAGTGATGATGATGTAAATAAATGTTCTGATGATGCAGTGAATGTTGCTATGTCGAATGACACAACCATACTACTAACTAGTAAGGAGAAGTTAATTGGCACTGTGATAACGATGATAATACCAATTACAACACTAGTTATCATCTTAATTG GTAAccctttttatcattttcaatcaGAGGAAGTATTTTTGGGACTATCGGATCAGTTAAAGAGTTTATCAACAAAAATGGATACTTGTACTTCATATAAGGGGGTTAAAGAGGCTTATTTCTGCACAGAactagaaaaacaaaacagacaacTGAAATCCGAACTTCAAAAAGCATCAGCAGAAAAAG ATACCATTACATGTGACGATTCAGATTATAAAGAAAATGTTCCACCTAGATTTGTTTGCCTCTCTGCGACCAGTACAAACAACCTTTATAAATGCGTCTTTGGAAATAGAAGCCTATCATCTCAATttacagacaaaataaatatcatcatAAGATTTAAATTATTATACCCAGAAATAGCGGATGACGGTAAAATATTTCTCGAGTTTGGTCTTACCACGTTAACTTCTAGTCGTCGAGATATCATTGTCAGAGGCCAAAGATGTATAGAGAAATCCGGATtatgtttgtatgtattagatgaCATATGGACAAAACTAGAAGACGTTGCATATGAACAGATGTCCGAATATGTACAAGTAGGAATAACACTTGAACTCCACCAATCAAACTTTGTTCTTCTTTCGAACAGTGCAAACATTTTCATATCAAAGACGTCAAGTAGTTTATCTATTGACAAACTATATCCagtgtttggattttacaatacaCACCTAATTAACATTTCACAAACAATTTTTTCCAAGAATGATATAAGCTTCGACGGAACTACTGTTGATCCTCACCTATTCATTTCTAAAGATAACATTACTTTATCGACTTACCAGTTGCTTAGAGAACAAAATTATTCAAGTTATTTTTGGGAAAGTGTTCTGTCGTGCATTACTATAGCAGGATTTATAGTATGTATTTATTTACGGTGGTGGGTAATGAAAAGGCGGGAAAATAATACGGACACAATTGCAAGTATCTATGaaaattgttatttatatataagaagatTAGGAATGAGtaccaatgagtcaactctccatttCAATCATCATTTTTAA